ATAAATTGGAACAAATGTGAGACAAACTTCAAGGGAAGCTTCCGTCTTTTTTTATTTTTATATTGCGCAGAGCGCAGGAGAGAATTATATGGTTTCAGCTTATGCTCTAAGCATGCGATTGGAAGCCATTGAGAGGCTGGCTGACGGTCTGGAAAGCAACTCCACAGCACTTCAGGAGGCCGCTGCCCAGGATGCCGGCTTTCCTGTGAGAATTACTTCCATGGAAGTAGATCTGGCTGTTGACTATCTGCGGACCATGGCAGAAGAGATCGCCTGGATAGAAAACGGGCGGCCCTATGGTACTGTTGCCGCCATCTTTCCCTACGACGCCCCCGCTGTCATGCTGGCGCGCCTTGGTGGGGCAGCATTATTGACCGGCAATCGATTGCGCTTCAGCTTCTCGTCGCACACGCATCGCACAGCCGCTTTGCTCCAAGAAATATGCAGGCCTCTGGATACTCTCGAGCCTGTGGTCGGGAAAGACAATCGAGTATTTGGCCGCAACTGTGTGGAGGACGAAGCGATCCGGGTGCTCTTTATGTCCGGCGCTTCTGCTGTGGGAGAAGCATATCGCCGCCAGCATCGTGCCTTTGACAAGCTCTTTTTCGCGGGGCCGGGAGGCATGCCTGCAGCTGTGGTATTTAAAGATGCTTCTGTGCAGCAGGCAAGCCAGTTCATAGCGCGCCGTGCCTTCATAAACGGCGGCCAGTACTGCACCACCATCAAAAAGGCGCTGATTCACAGAAGCCTCTATGAAGCTGTGCGGAACCAGATCCTGGGCCATGTCCGCAGCCTGAAGGTGGGAGACCCCCTCGATCCAGAAACAGACATTGGGCCCATACGTGTGGAACGAACCCGTGTCATTCTTGAAAAAGCTCTTGATAATATTCCAGCAGCACGCCTGCTTACCGGTGCTGTCAAAGACGAAACTGTATTTCCTCTAGTGCTCGAGATGGACAATGGAGAAATCCCCGATCTAGAGCTCTTCGGTCCCCTTCTCGTTCTCAAGCCCTTTGATGATCCTGAGGCGGCGGTACAGGAATTGATCCAGACAAGGTATGGCTTCCTGTTGGCTTTTTTCGGAACGCCGCCAGAGCACGGGCGCAGATTGTTCCACCAGCATTTCGGCATGGTTCACGATAATCCCCAGTTCTTTTTCACTCCCCTGCGTCTTCCCTTCGGCGGCAAAAAGGCCAGCGGCTGGATCCTGGAGCGTCGGGGCGAGGAGTGGCTGGAGCGAGAGCGTCGGGGCGAGGAGTGGCTGGAGCGAGACGGAGCTTTTATCTATAGTAAGGAGTTGGTCTCGACTTAGCAGAACGGGCAGCCTTATTGGTTTACTTCATAATTCGGAAAATGGATGATCTCATCTGTCATTTGTGAAGCAGAAAAGCATTGGATTGGAGGATGTTATGGCCAGTTTCAAAGAGCGTATTATTCGGGCTGCAAAACTGGATGCCCAGTTGTATGAAGAGGTGGAGGCTGATAAAGAGGCGATGGGACAGGCTACGGGGGTTGTGGTTCTTTCCAGTGTAGCAGCTGGCCTCGGAAGCATTACCCAGGTTGGCATAGGGGGCATTGTCATCGGCACCATCGCGGCCCTTGTCAGCTGGTATATCTGGAAACTACTCCCCGAGCCAAACACCAGGGCTGACGTGGGACAGCTGCTGAGGACCATCGGCTTCTCGAGCTCTCCAGGCCTGCTTCGTGTATTGGCCATTATCCCGCTCCTGGGTGGCATTGTTTTTCTGATTACCTCCATCTGGATGCTTGTGGCCATGGTGATTGCAGTGAGACAGGCCCTCGACTATCAGAGCACAATGCGGGCAGTGGGTGTGTGCCTGATCGGCTGGATCGTTCAGGCACTGATCATTTTCCTGCTGTTCACCATTTTCGGTGGAGGCGGCCAATCCATGTGATTCTGCGTTCAACTGGTAGATGACTGCTCTTCTAACTCTTAAAACTGGCAGATATAAGTTGCCACTGCTGTTCTGCTTCTTGCCAGCACATTAGG
This Deltaproteobacteria bacterium DNA region includes the following protein-coding sequences:
- a CDS encoding aldehyde dehydrogenase family protein — translated: MVSAYALSMRLEAIERLADGLESNSTALQEAAAQDAGFPVRITSMEVDLAVDYLRTMAEEIAWIENGRPYGTVAAIFPYDAPAVMLARLGGAALLTGNRLRFSFSSHTHRTAALLQEICRPLDTLEPVVGKDNRVFGRNCVEDEAIRVLFMSGASAVGEAYRRQHRAFDKLFFAGPGGMPAAVVFKDASVQQASQFIARRAFINGGQYCTTIKKALIHRSLYEAVRNQILGHVRSLKVGDPLDPETDIGPIRVERTRVILEKALDNIPAARLLTGAVKDETVFPLVLEMDNGEIPDLELFGPLLVLKPFDDPEAAVQELIQTRYGFLLAFFGTPPEHGRRLFHQHFGMVHDNPQFFFTPLRLPFGGKKASGWILERRGEEWLERERRGEEWLERDGAFIYSKELVST